The Bacteriovorax sp. PP10 nucleotide sequence ATAGCAGCAGATGCTGGAGTTTCTTCAGCAGTCTTTAATACTGTTGTACATCCAGTCGCTAGAATTGGCCCTAATTTCCAGCCGGCCATAACCAGAGGGAAATTCCATGGAATAATTTGAGCACATACTCCAACCGGAGCGTATTCACGTGAGTTGATTGAAAAACCAGCTCTCGTTGCTGTCTCATCTTTTACACTAAGTTTTAATTCACGTGCAACTTTGCTCATGACTTTAAAAAAAGCAGCAGTGTTATGAACGTCAGCTTTTGCTTTTCTCAGAGTAGAACCTGAGTCTCTTACTTCAATATCAACGATTTCTTTTGAGCGCTCTTTTAGTTTTTCAGAAATTTTAAGCAGGATATCCGCGCGAGCGTCCTGAGACATATTTTTCCATTCAGGATTGTAGAAAGCGTCTCTTGCAGCTGTTACAGCTTCATCCACGTCTTTGCTTGATGGAACATGATACTTTGCCACTTCTGCACCGTTAGACGGGTCATAAGACGTTCTAATTGTCTTATCTGATGAGTCTTTGAATTGTCCGTTGATGAATAGTTTAATTTCCATTTTTAATTCCTTCGTTATTTATAAGACTTTTGTAGTTGTTCAATATGTGTTGCTTGTAATTTACCGTTTCTCGAGCACATGATGTTGTTCACGTCGACTTCATAGTAGACCATCGATTTTTCAGATGTGTCGTAGAATTCAAGATAACAATCCTGAAAACCAATAACGTGTCCGTACTCGTGGCGAATGGTATATTTTTGATCTTTTGTTTCGATCGGGTATTCCGCTTCCATCGTAATTAAGTTACCACCTAATTCATTAACGTGAGCCGTGACACCTTCTTTGAATTCAATGCGAGGGTAGTTCGACATATTCTTTTTATAATCGATCACCAAATTGAAGCCGGCACCTTGCCATTCGTCTTCAATATTTTCTTTAAGCCACTTCTGAACGTCAGTGCGCTCAGGAGTTTGAAAAGGTGAATTCAAGATCGTACGATCAGCATTCCACTTAATTTCTGCGCGTGTTTTCTTTAAAGTAAAAAACAGGTCGTGCATACTCTGACCGTATTTTAGAAAGCGATTATAGAAGTTAAATAATTTGTTGGTTCCAACATATTTATCTAATTCAACTTTACAATCAGCAGGCCCGAAATCTCCATTCTTACAAAGTCCAAAAAGCCATCCGTAGTATTTCGCTTTATCTTCAGTTGAGAGAGTTGGATAAGAGTTTAATGTCTCTTCAAGGTTTGGAGTGTTCTTTAAAAAAGTAAATCCTCTAATGTCGTAAATTGCTTTATTGATGTACCAAGCTTTGTACTCGCGCTGACCGGCCCATCTGATTGTCGATGAGTAGATACGGTCAAGTGTTCTTAACGTAGTGACAAATTCTTCATCACTCACTGGTGGGTTAACTGATAGCTCTTGAGAGCTTGTCACAACATCAGTGATAAGAGGTGAGCTCTTTGCTAAGAAATCATTATAAGATTTCATAATAATTTCAGTGCTGCTCTTTATTGGATTATCCATTGGGATACCACCAGATGACCCAGGACTTGATAAATCAAGTTTTTGTCCAACTGGTCTTGCTGTATTAACAACTTCAATCCACTTGCTGGCCTTTTTACCAACTGCAAGAAGCATGGCAATTTGTTGGTCTTCAACTGACTCCGCACCTTTGTCACTGTCCTGAAGTTTTCTTTCAATTAATTTTTCAACTCGATAAATTTCAATCTTACTGAAGTGCCCGCCAACAGGGCCAATGTGAGGAGGTTCAGTGACAGCATGAGCGCTCGCTGAAATAACTAAAAGAGAGAGTAGTAGGGACTTAATCATAAATAATCCTAAACGTTTTTAAAACTTACAGCGATCCCTTGGCCAACACCGATACACATTGCTGCCAGACCTTCTTTAATGTTCTTATTTTTCTTCATCTGATGAGCAAGAGTCGTCACGATTCTTGTTCCAGAACTTCCAAGAGCGTGACCGATAGCGATTGCTCCACCATTTAAGTTCACTTTACTTGGATCAAGTTCTAATCCTTTGATACATCCAATTGACTGAGCAGCGAATGCTTCGTTCAATTCAATTGCATCAAAATCAGAAATCTTTTTATTGTATCTTTGTAGAAGAGTTTTAACTGCTTCAACCGGCCCGATTCCCATAGTGTTCGGATGAACTCCACGAGTCGCTGCTCCTGTCACTTCCATCATCGGAGTCAGGTTATGTTTTTTCATAAATTCTTCACTAACCATAAGAAGTCCAGAGGCCCCATCGTTCATCGGGCTTGAGTTTCCTGCAGTCACTGAACCATCTTTTCTGAAGACTGGTTTTAATTTTGCCAGAGCTTCCATTGTTGAATCAGATCGAGGGCATTCGTCTTTTGCAAATACGAATGATTCTTTTTTTAACTCAACTGTAACCGGAAGGACTTCATCAGCGAAATCTCCTCTGTCCCAAGCAGCGATTGCTTTCTTGTGAGAGTTCACTGCAAATTGATCTTGCTCTTCGCGAGAGATTTTATAAAGGTTAGCTACTTCTTCCGCTGTTTCACCCATCGTAAATAATGGAAACATTTTTTCCATCTTAGGATTAGCAAATCTCCAACCTAGAGTTGTATCGAACATTTTTTGATCGCGTCCGAAAGCGTCTCCAGCTTTTGATAGAACGTAAGGAGCGCGAGTCATGCTTTCAGCTCCAGCGATGATTAAACAATCAGCGATACCAGCTTGAATACGTCCGAATCCATCAATAACAGCGTCTAGGGAAGATCCACAAAGACGGTTGATCGTTGTTCCTGGAACAGCTAATGGAAGTCCGGATAAAATAACGGCCATGCGGGCAACGTTTCTATTGTCTTCACCAGCTTGGTTAGCACAACCAACGATGACGTCGTCAATTAACGTTGGATCAAAGTTGATATTGTTTTTGATGTCTGTAAAAACGTGCGCCAGAAGATCATCAACTCTAACTGTTGAAAGTTTTCCGTTTAGTTTTCCAATCGCAGTTCTTTTTGCATGAACGATAAATGTTCTTTTCATATATATTTTCCTGTCAGTTTTAATGCTGTTGATATTCTGTAGCGAGGGTCTTCAGTGATTTCTGAGTATTCAGAAAGCAAATCGATGATATGTTTCAATCCAATTTTTTGTCCCCATTCAATAGGTCCCATTGGATAGTTCACACCGTTTTTCATAGCGAGGTCAATTGATTCAGGAGTCGCCAGGTTTTCACCAAGAGCGAAGTAGGCTTCGTTGACGATCATTGAAATAACTCTCGGGTAGTGAAAACCAAGTTTTAAATCCTGATGTTTAACGCCGGTTTTTCCAAGTTTCTTGAGAAAGTCTTCTATTTGTTTTTGTGCTTTTTCAGCAGGAGCGAAATACTCAACACTATTTGTAGGCGAGAAAAATAAAAGAGAGATGGCCCCAGTGACTTTAGGAGTGTGTTTTAAAACCATTTCTCCCCAGCAGTGTGTCAGGTCGCTGATGATTTCTGCTTTCGTTGTTCTTGCCAGCTCTTTTAGAAAAACGATTTTAGCTTTCGTCTTTAAGAGAGTTAAGTCTACAACCAGATCGTAAGTTTCAAAGCTTGCTAGCGCATCTTTAGCATTGCGGGTTTCGTATTGAGTTTTTATCAATTCAAACATTGGATGAACGTCATCGATAATAACTAAAATATTTGGTTCATTATTCATAACTATAAAATCCTTTTTTAGTTTTTCTTCCATATCGCTTTCCATCAACCATCTCTTTTTGCAGACGGTGAGGTTTAAAGCGTGGTTCATCAAAAAAAGCTTTATAGACAGATTCAGTTACACTTAAGTTAACGTCGATTCCGATCAGGTCCATTAGTTCAAATGGCCCCATCTTAAATCCACCCACTTCACGCATAACCTTATCTACTTCTTTTATTTTTTCTAAGTCATAAGTTTCAACCGCACGTAGAGACTCGCCATAAAAATTGCGGGCCACGCGGTTGACGATAAATCCTGGAGCATCATTGCACTCGCAGGCCACTTTTCCTTTTTGGTTAAACCAGGTAATCAACTCTGTTGAGATTGAACGGTCTGTTTCCAGTCCATTGATCACTTCAACTAGTTTCATGATTGTTGCCGGATTAAAAAAGTGCAGTCCTAAAAAGCGCTTCTGGCGGGCATCGCTTAAATCTTTCCCCAGTTCAGTAATAGGGAAAGACGACGTATTGGAAGCAATGATTGCGTTGGGCTTCATCATTTCATCAAGTTTTCTAAAAAGATCTTTCTTAGCTTCCTTGTCTTCATAAATAGCTTCAACAATTAAATCTGCCTGTGGATCAATTTCCGCCAGATGTTTCACCTGTAAGCGCGGTTTAAATTTCTCTACATCAGCAGACTGCAGTTTGCCTTTGGTCACGAGTGTATCAAGCTGATCATAAATCTTAGCTTGCCCTGCTTGAGCAAACTCAAAGTTACTATCAACCATTTCTACAGTAAGTGACTGTTGCAGGAACCATTGGGCAATTCCTTGCCCCATAGTTCCTGTTCCAATAACGACGACGCTTTTTATTTCCATTTAGTTTTCTTCTTAGTGTTTTTTGGCTTCTCTGACTGGTTGATCTTCTTCTCTGTACTCAGGGATTGTTAATCCTGCTTCTTCACACATTTCTTCGATTTCTTTAACGAATACCGCGCGGATTTCTCCGTTCGTTCTTTGTTTTAAACCAAGGTTAACGTAAAGGTCGTTTGAAGCACCTTGAGTTGAACCAAAAATGTTCATAACTCTTGGCCACCAAAGGTTAAGTCTTTCTTGAAGGAATTTCTTTTGCTCAGGATCTTTTGACAGAAGGCGAACCCACTTATCTCCGTGAGCTAAGTGCATAACTTCTTCTTTGTAAATTCCTTCGATCGCTTTCTTCCATGGCATGTAGCTTGAGTTGAAAGTGTCTTGTAGTTGGTGACCAGCAGCTCTATCCATTAAAAAGTTGAATAGGATATAGTCAGTCCAGTACTTGATGTCGTAGTAAAAAATATTTACACGGTAGTCGTCTTTTAATCTTTTGAAACCGATGTTGATTTGGTCTTCATCAAGTTTGTACCCAAGATCAGTCTTAGCGATGTGCTCAGTTGTGTTTTGTCCAAGTTCTTCAAGAAGCTTGTAAATAACTGAAGCGTGTCTCATTTCATCTTTAACCATTTGAGCAACTAAAACTTTCTCTTGAAGAGTTGGAGCTTTCTCAATGTATGGCATGTATCCAAGAGCTCCAGAGTATTCTGAATCTCCTTGCATCCATAAAAGGTTTAATAAATGCTTGCGGTAGAATGCCGGCATGTCATCAGTTGCTTCGAAAGTTCTTCCGTCTTTGATTTCCTGGAAAAGTTTTAGCTCTTCTGGTGCGTACGAACGTGCTGTAGTTGTCATAAATTCTCCTTAAATATGCTAAGCGGATCTCTGGTTAAGTTGTTTATCTTTTTATTCATTCAAGCGAAGTAAAAATGCAGCTGCGGCTGCATTTTTTCCGCTTAGTTACCCGTAAACTGTGGTTGTCTTTTTTCTAAAAATGCCGTCAATCCTTCTTTGTAGTCTGAGCTATTTCCAAGGAAACGTTGAACGTGGGTTTCGCGCTCAATTGATTCGTTATAATTTGAATCAAGAGACGCTTTAATGTTTTTCTTAATCATCTCAGTTGAAAGAGGTGAGAGCTTATTAATGTTTTGAGCGTACTCATTGGCCTTTGCCAAAGGATCATCACTTAAAGCATTAACTAAACCAGCGGCATGTAGTTCTTCTGATGTAAGAGCTTCACCCATTAAGAAAAATTCCATGGTCTTCTGGTATCCAAGTGCACGTGAAAAGATATAAGTCGATCCAGCATCTGGAGCTAATCCAAGTTTGCTGAAAGCTCCTACAAATTTCACTGCGGGTTTACTTACAATCAAATCGCAAGAAATCGCTACTGAAATACCGGCACCAGCGCAAACTCCATTAACCGCAGCGATCACGATTTTTTTTGAATCACGAATAGCTGTGACTAACGGGTTCCATTCTGTTTGCAGAGTGTGACCTAAATCAATTGCATTATTTGAAGCTTGAACGCTTCTGTCGTTTAGATCCTGACCAGTACAAAATGCTTTTCCTTCGCCCGTTAAAATAATCGAGTGAACGTTAGGGCTTTTGTTGGCCTCGCGGATTGCCTGAACAATTTCCATCTTTGCTTCTGCATTTAGCGCATTGTAAAGCTCCGGACGATTCATAGTAATCGTCACAGTTCTGTTGTCTTCGACATATTTAATAAACTTAAATTGAGACATGTTTAGTTTCCTTGATAGTTTGGAGAACGTTTTTCCATGAAAGCCTTCATTCCTTCTTTCTGATCAAGAGAAGAGAAAGTTAAATAGAAATTCCTACGTTCGAAATCCATTCCATCTTTTAAAGTCATTTCAAAAGATTTGTTAACAGCTTCTTTTGCCAGGCGAACAGCTACAGGAGCACGATCAGCAATTGTTTTAGCTAATTCAAATGTCTCTTGCAGAAGAGTCGGCGCAGGAACAACTTTTGCCACTAGTCCCCAGTCACATGCTGTATTGGCATCAATCATGTCACCAGTTAAAACCATCATCATCGCTTTTGATTTTCCAATCGCGCGAGTCAGGCGTTGTGTTCCACCGGCACCAGGGATCGTTCCGATTTTAATTTCCGGTTGAGAAAACTTCGCGTCGTCACCAGCAATAATTAAATCGCATGACATCGCCAGCTCACATCCACCACCAAGAGCAAATCCGTTAACGGCAGCAATGATTGGTTTTGTGATTAAACGTAACATTTCCCAAGTACGGAAACGGTTGTCGTTAATTTGATCGATAGGAGACGCTGTCACCATTTGGGCGATATCCGCACCAGCAGCAAACGCGCGCTCGTTACCAGTTAAGATAATCACGCGGACACTTGGATTTTGATCCAGCTCCAGCATGCAATCAACCAGCTCGTTCATTAAATCAGTTGAAAGAGCGTTTAGAACTTTAGGACGGTTAAGTCTGACTAAAGCAATGTGCTCGTTATTTTTGTAAGGGTACTCTAGTAAAATGTTTTCCATTTTTATTAAACCTTAATTGTTTCTTCTTCAGCAAAGTGAACTGAAACGATGTCTTTGTAGTTTGTGAAAGCATCTTTTCCGCATGCCATGTTTTCTGGAGAACTCATTGCCGTTTTGAAATCTTCTTTTGAAGCAAATAAAAGGTCAGTGATTAAATGCAGGTCACTTGGACCACGAGGGCCACCAGTAATTTTTGTCACTCTGATTTCTTTTGTAAGAGGAACTTTTTTAACAAGTTCAGTATGAGCTGCAAACCAATCAGCAAATGCATTAACGTCAGATGGAACTTTGTAAATCGCAGTCATTTTAAACATGAGTTTTTCCTTGGTAATTTCATTAAAAAAGTTCCAAAATAGTAACATTAGCATTTTGTATTTAGCAAATAACGAAAGATAAATTTAAGAGGAAACTTTATGAATATTTTGGCAAATGGATTCGTGGTTTTAGTTGCTGTCTTGCACCTATATTTTCTTTATCTGGAAATGTTCATGTGGACGAAGCCTTTGGGGATGAAAACTTTCAAAAATGACGCTGAGTTTGCAAAAAGAAGTGCGGTTTTAGCGGCTAACCAAGGATTATATAATGGTTTTCTTGCGGCCGGTCTTTTATGGTCGGTTTTTGCTCCAGAGCATATGGCATTGCCGTTAAAAATCTTTTTTCTAGATTGTGTCATCATTGCAAGCTTGTACGGATGGTATTCTGTAAATAAAAGAATCTTTTTTATCCAGGGAATACCTGCAATCGTCGCACTGTTATTTTGCTTAATATGAATTTTATGAGACTCTTTATTTCAAAAAATTAATTTAGAGTGAGCATAGATAAGAATGACAACTGAAATTCTCAACGGCAACGAAATTATTATCCAAGGCGCACTGGAGGCCGGATTTCATTTATACACCGGATATCCTGGATCTCCGCTAGCGGATTATTTCAATATTCTCTATGAAAGAAAAAACGAGTTTAAAGAAAAAGGCATTCGTGTCGTAATCGCCAACAGTGAGGCCAATGCCGCTGCGATGGCCTCTGGTGCAAAACAAGCTCACAAAAATGCACTTGTTGCGATGAAATCCATGGGACTTCATGTGGCGGCAGATGCTCTTTCGGTAGGTAACTTCGCAAATCCCGGAACTGGTGGCGTGGTTGTTGTTGTTGGAGATGACCCTTGGTCGATTTCTACCTCAAGCCCTGCTGACTCAAGATATTTATTTAAACATTTACACATTCCTTTTCTAGATCCATCAACTCCACAGGAATTGAAAGACTGGATTAAAGTTGCTTTAGAAATTTCTCTGGAAACTTCGGTTTATCAGGGATTACTACTGACAACTTTTATGGCCGAAGGTGGTGGGCGTGTTGAAATTGGAGAAGAAGTAAAAATCGATCCAACGTTAATTGAACTGGACCCAGCGACTTTTGATCTTTCAAAAAACGTTATGGTTCCACCCAATTCATTTAAAGCTGACGTGGCAATGATCAAAGATCGTTTCCCGAAAGTGTTTGATGTTTTAAAAGCAAAATCTCTAGACTTAAAATTTGGAAATATGGATTCAAAAGTTGGTTTCATCACAAGTGGTGCCGTTTTTGAAATCTTAAAACAAGTTCTTGATGATAACGATGCTCTTGATCGTTTTTCTCTCTATAAAGTGGCAGCACCTTATCCATTAATTGATGACCTATTAGTTCCATACTTAAAAAACCTTGAAACTTTAATTGTTGTTGAAGAAAAAAGAGGATTTTTAGAAACTGAACTAAGAGAAGTGATCAATAGAAACAATCTTCAGTGCAAAATCTACGGAAAAAGCTTTGATGGTGCTGAAGGTTTCCCAATATCTGGCGGTCTAAATTACGATCTAGTTTTAGATAAAGTTTCAACTCTTTTTACCAAGCTTGGTTTGGGCGCTTGCCATCCATCAGTTCCAGGCGTGACGTTAAATGAAATCATGCCAAGAAGACTTCCGACTTTTTGTCCGGGATGTCCGCATAGAGAAACTCTTTCACTATTAAAAGATTTAAGAGGCCATTTAAAAAGACAAAATATCAATCTAATCTCTCATGGAGATGTAGGTTGTTATTCATTATCTTTTCTTGAGCCATTCAAAGAAATGCACAACCTTTCGGCCATGGGGCAAGGGGGAGCATTAGGTTCAGGTCTGGATTTATTTACGACGAATCCTTCGGTTGTTTTAATGGGAGACTCAACATTCTTTCATTCGGGGATTACTGATATTTCAAACTCTGTTCAGATGAATCACGACATCACTTATATTCTTCTTGATAACGACAACACAGCAATGACTGGTCACCAGATGAGTCCACGTACAGGTGAGTCGGTTGAAGGATTTAAACGTCCAGCTCAGGATATGTTGAAACTTGTAACAGCGTTAGGTGTTCAAGAAGCGATTGAAATCAATCCGAGTGATAGATACTTTTATCAGAACTTAATGCGTGAAATGATTTTAAAGAAAGGCACGAAAGTTATTATCTCTAATAAAGAGTGTGCACTGACTTTTCATGGCCGCAAAAAAGCTGAAGAGAGAAAAATCTTTAATAAGAACGAAACCATCCCAGTTCAGAAGTTTTATCAGATCAATACTGATGCTTGTGAAGACTGCCGTGCTTGTGTTGAGTTAACGGGATGCCCGGGACTTTCACAAACTTTTGATGCTTACGGAACGAAGGTCACTATTGATCCACAAATTTGTGTGAGCGATAGTTACTGTACAAAAATTAAAGTGTGCCCAAGTTTTGAATTGGTTGAAGTCGCGGATTACCACCCGACTAAATACCGTGCCAATACCAATGGAAACTCAGTTGATTTGAAAACTGAACTTCCATTACCAGACAGAAAGAAAACTCTCGATTCAATCGCAAGCGGTGTCGATTACCGTGCCGTTGTAACTGGTGTTGGTGGATCAGGAGTCACGACCATTTCACGTGTTCTTGCCGAAGCTGCAAAAGTGATGGGGAACCGCACTGACATTGATTTTAAATTCGTTGATCAAAAAGGTCTTGCTCAACGTAATGGAAACGTAACGAGCCATTTAGCACTATATAAGAAAGGGAAGTCCCACGCTCAAGTTACACCAATGGGTGGAGCTGACGTATTACTTTCTCCGGATTTATTAGATGGATCTCACCACCTGAATTTTTTAAATGCAAAAGGAATGGCGATCCTGGATCAAAAATTCCAGATCCCTTTAACTCTTCTATTAGATAGAGGAGCTGAGCGCGATCCAATTAATGAAATCGCCCTTTCTGAAAAACTGCAAAACGTTTTAAAAGAAAGAGTGAAACTTCTTCCAATGAAAGAAGTGTCAGAAAATCATTTAGGAAAGAGTGTTTACGCTTCGGCCATTATTCTTGGAGCTGCTTTTCAAATGGGATTAATTCCTTTTGACCTGAAAGACTTAGAAGACGCTTTTACCCGCACGATGAAAAAAGCAGAACTTGCCAACAACCTAAAGGCCTTCACTTTAGGAAGAAGACTTGCTCTTGGCGAAGACTTAAGAATCGCCAGCGCAGTGGTTCCGATGATCGATCTTTACGAAGCCTCATTAAAAGACAGTTCATTATTTAACGGTTCATCTTTAGTAGAGCTTTTTAAAGCTAAAAAAAGTGAAATTGTAAAATTGATTCCAGCAGAGTTTAAAATCCCTGAAGAGTTTATTGCAAGATACTTACACGACATGATTATTTTTGATCGTGGAGCACATATCGATTCATTCGTCGGTGATGTTAAAAAACTAGTAAGTTTATACGCAGGATTAGAGTCTAATCTTTTTGCCATGGCCCTTAGATCCATCGCTAAAACTTATTTCATTAAAGATGAAGTCTATATTGCTCATATGATGATCAGCCCGATGAGGAAACTTTCGGACGATACAACGTATGGTGATTTAGGAACGTCATATAAGAAGACCTTCTTAAACAGACCAAGTTTCGATTTGGGCGAAAAGAAGATCGAGTTTGATTTTTCACCTAGTAAATGGATGCTGAAAATCATGAGACACGCGCGCTTTTTGAGAGCTATCCTTACGACTTGGCACAAACAAGAAAGAAAGATCAGCTCTGATATAAGGTCGCGAATCCTGAATCAGGCATTGTCATTTAAAGAGCTTAAGGCGCTGGAAAACATCAAGGGCTACCGTCAGGTTCGCTATGATATGTACAGTTCTTTATAGGCCTATGTAATTAGTTCATACGTCCACCTGTAAGGCCAAAAGGCCGGTTATAATCTCACCATTATAACTTTAAAGACCACAGGTGGACTTATGAAAATCTTCATTACTTTTATCATTCTTACTATTTCATCAAATGTATTTGCAGAAGGTGCCTGGGAACTAAAATGTACGAGTAGCGAAGGGATCTCATTGCATGTTGCTAATGGTATTTCTGAAATGGAAGTTCTTCCGGCTGAAGGTTCAGGCGCACCTATTTCTAAAGCAAAAATTAATCTTGAAGACTATAGCAGCGATGAAGATTTTGGCATTGAAGTTAAGTGGACCGGTGAAAGAGAAATTCTAAGCGATTCAATTGATAGTATTGATGGGCATGATGTTGCCGTTACTGTTTTCAAACAAAAAATTAATATCCTAAATTTTGGAATGATCTTAAAGACTGCTGAGATGACTTGTACTGATTCAGTTACTACAAGCTCAGGGTCTGATGAAACATTATTTCTTAACGAACAAATTTAATAAAGTATTGGCCATGTGCTTGCATTAAGCTCATGTGATAATAACTCCACCAAAATAACGGACTGTTTTTGGAGACCATTAGACACTAGTGTAGTGTCTTTTTGGCCCTAAAAACCGTTTTTTATTATTTTGGTGTCGTCTTGGGAGACTCTTATTATGCGTTTATTCACACGATTATTTTTACTGATCGCCGCCTTAGTAGGAGCTGTTGAAGCGAATGCTGCCGGAGAAATTCCTGGTTACATTGGTAACCAATCTTTTAGATTAAGCGATGATCGCGAATTAAGCGACATGGTAAGAAGAGCAGAAGACGCTAAGATCGAAGTGGTTCGTGCAGAACAATCACAAAATCAACTAGCAGATCAGTTAAGAGTTCTAGAAACTCAAAAACGCACATTAGATGAAAGATCAGCTGCTCTTCAAAGAGAGATTGATTCATTAGCAACAGGCCGCAAAGCACTTGCTGGAAATCTAGAAGTCCTAAAACAACAACCAGAAGTAAACGCTGCTGCCATCACAACGACAACTGCTGAAATCGCAAGACTAGACGCTGAGATCGCTGAAAAGTCTCGTCAGGCCGGAGCTGTAAAATTAGAAAGTGCTCCCTTAAATGTTCGCATCGATCAAATTAGAAATGATTTCAATATTTCAGCAAGAAGAACAGAAGACGCTCGCCAAAGAATGCAAATCGCTGGTCGCAACCAGGAACAATACAGAAATGATTTAATTGTAGCTGTTAAGAAAATTAACGGAGAAGGTGCTCGCGTTGGACAAAGTGACGGAGCAATGGATGGAGCTGATCTTTCAGCTAAAACGGCTTACGATCGCGGAACGGTTGATGGGCGATACGATGGTCAACAACAAGGAACAGTAGACGGGCAAGCTCGTTACTATAGAGCT carries:
- a CDS encoding EthD family reductase; protein product: MFKMTAIYKVPSDVNAFADWFAAHTELVKKVPLTKEIRVTKITGGPRGPSDLHLITDLLFASKEDFKTAMSSPENMACGKDAFTNYKDIVSVHFAEEETIKV
- a CDS encoding 3-hydroxyacyl-CoA dehydrogenase NAD-binding domain-containing protein → MEIKSVVVIGTGTMGQGIAQWFLQQSLTVEMVDSNFEFAQAGQAKIYDQLDTLVTKGKLQSADVEKFKPRLQVKHLAEIDPQADLIVEAIYEDKEAKKDLFRKLDEMMKPNAIIASNTSSFPITELGKDLSDARQKRFLGLHFFNPATIMKLVEVINGLETDRSISTELITWFNQKGKVACECNDAPGFIVNRVARNFYGESLRAVETYDLEKIKEVDKVMREVGGFKMGPFELMDLIGIDVNLSVTESVYKAFFDEPRFKPHRLQKEMVDGKRYGRKTKKGFYSYE
- a CDS encoding 1,2-phenylacetyl-CoA epoxidase subunit PaaC, translated to MTTTARSYAPEELKLFQEIKDGRTFEATDDMPAFYRKHLLNLLWMQGDSEYSGALGYMPYIEKAPTLQEKVLVAQMVKDEMRHASVIYKLLEELGQNTTEHIAKTDLGYKLDEDQINIGFKRLKDDYRVNIFYYDIKYWTDYILFNFLMDRAAGHQLQDTFNSSYMPWKKAIEGIYKEEVMHLAHGDKWVRLLSKDPEQKKFLQERLNLWWPRVMNIFGSTQGASNDLYVNLGLKQRTNGEIRAVFVKEIEEMCEEAGLTIPEYREEDQPVREAKKH
- a CDS encoding thiolase family protein; the protein is MKRTFIVHAKRTAIGKLNGKLSTVRVDDLLAHVFTDIKNNINFDPTLIDDVIVGCANQAGEDNRNVARMAVILSGLPLAVPGTTINRLCGSSLDAVIDGFGRIQAGIADCLIIAGAESMTRAPYVLSKAGDAFGRDQKMFDTTLGWRFANPKMEKMFPLFTMGETAEEVANLYKISREEQDQFAVNSHKKAIAAWDRGDFADEVLPVTVELKKESFVFAKDECPRSDSTMEALAKLKPVFRKDGSVTAGNSSPMNDGASGLLMVSEEFMKKHNLTPMMEVTGAATRGVHPNTMGIGPVEAVKTLLQRYNKKISDFDAIELNEAFAAQSIGCIKGLELDPSKVNLNGGAIAIGHALGSSGTRIVTTLAHQMKKNKNIKEGLAAMCIGVGQGIAVSFKNV
- a CDS encoding enoyl-CoA hydratase/isomerase family protein, with amino-acid sequence MSQFKFIKYVEDNRTVTITMNRPELYNALNAEAKMEIVQAIREANKSPNVHSIILTGEGKAFCTGQDLNDRSVQASNNAIDLGHTLQTEWNPLVTAIRDSKKIVIAAVNGVCAGAGISVAISCDLIVSKPAVKFVGAFSKLGLAPDAGSTYIFSRALGYQKTMEFFLMGEALTSEELHAAGLVNALSDDPLAKANEYAQNINKLSPLSTEMIKKNIKASLDSNYNESIERETHVQRFLGNSSDYKEGLTAFLEKRQPQFTGN
- a CDS encoding DUF1304 domain-containing protein, with product MNILANGFVVLVAVLHLYFLYLEMFMWTKPLGMKTFKNDAEFAKRSAVLAANQGLYNGFLAAGLLWSVFAPEHMALPLKIFFLDCVIIASLYGWYSVNKRIFFIQGIPAIVALLFCLI
- a CDS encoding 3-hydroxyacyl-CoA dehydrogenase family protein, which codes for MNNEPNILVIIDDVHPMFELIKTQYETRNAKDALASFETYDLVVDLTLLKTKAKIVFLKELARTTKAEIISDLTHCWGEMVLKHTPKVTGAISLLFFSPTNSVEYFAPAEKAQKQIEDFLKKLGKTGVKHQDLKLGFHYPRVISMIVNEAYFALGENLATPESIDLAMKNGVNYPMGPIEWGQKIGLKHIIDLLSEYSEITEDPRYRISTALKLTGKYI
- a CDS encoding enoyl-CoA hydratase-related protein codes for the protein MENILLEYPYKNNEHIALVRLNRPKVLNALSTDLMNELVDCMLELDQNPSVRVIILTGNERAFAAGADIAQMVTASPIDQINDNRFRTWEMLRLITKPIIAAVNGFALGGGCELAMSCDLIIAGDDAKFSQPEIKIGTIPGAGGTQRLTRAIGKSKAMMMVLTGDMIDANTACDWGLVAKVVPAPTLLQETFELAKTIADRAPVAVRLAKEAVNKSFEMTLKDGMDFERRNFYLTFSSLDQKEGMKAFMEKRSPNYQGN